A DNA window from Hordeum vulgare subsp. vulgare chromosome 1H, MorexV3_pseudomolecules_assembly, whole genome shotgun sequence contains the following coding sequences:
- the LOC123452251 gene encoding protein PLASTID TRANSCRIPTIONALLY ACTIVE 14 translates to MATPVASPLLLPHPAPTFPPRRFAATRRLLLSLPPHAGRPRLRNPPPAPVEEAAAAAVEEYEAPPLRLLDPPQEEEPYPDEMEAADPDLYRIGYARMMRAYGVEFLEGPDGMGVYASRDVEPLRRARVIMEIPLELMLTITKKHPWMFFPDIIPLGHPIFDIIESTNPETDWDLRLACLLLYAFDVENNFWQLYGDFLPSGDECTSLLLAPKEDLMELEDEDLSSEMLKHQQRAVDFWQKHWHKAIPLKLKRLAPDHERFLWALSIVHSRSFNLNMRMGALIQDANVLAPYADMLNHSPDANCFLHWRFKDRMLEVMIKAGHAIKKGDEMTIDYMSAVNSTLMQRYGFSSPTNPWEHINFSSPARIHLDSFLSVFNIAGLHDELYHNVALTSGESTFVDGGVVAAARTLPTWSDGDLPAIPSVERKSAQALQEECRKMAESFSTTIQQDEGILDSDEPIRKTREIAIKYRLHRKLLLQKIIDSLEIYQDRILF, encoded by the exons ATGGCGACCCCCGTCGCCTCCCCTCTCCTgctcccccaccccgccccgaCCTTCCCTCCCCGCCGCTTCGCCGCCACCCgtcgcctcctcctctccctccccccgCACGCCGGCCGCCCGCGCCTCCGCAACCCTCCCCCCGCGccggtggaggaggccgccgccGCGGCCGTGGAAGAGTACGAGGCGCCGCCGCTCAGGCTCCTCGACCCGCCCCAGGAGGAAGAGCCCTACCCGGACGAG ATGGAGGCGGCCGACCCCGACTTGTACCGGATCGGGTACGCCCGGATGATGCGCGCCTACGGGGTCGAGTTCCTCGAGGGGCCCGACGGCATGGGCGTCTACGCCTCCCGGGACGTCGAGCCGCTCCGCCGAGCCAGG GTGATAATGGAGATCCCGTTGGAGCTCATGCTGACTATAACTAAAAAACATCCTTGGATGTTCTTTCCTGACATTATCCCACTAGGACATCCCATATTCGATATCATCGAGTCAACGAATCCCGAG ACAGATTGGGATTTAAGATTAGCCTGCCTTCTTCTCTATGCATTTGATGTAGAAAACAACTTTTGGCAGTTATACGGTGATTTTTTACCTAGTGGTGATGAATGCACCAGCTTGCTTCTGGCACCTAAG GAGGATCTTATGGAACTGGAAGATGAAGATTTGTCCTCAGAGATGTTAAAACACCAGCAGCGAGCAGTTGATTTTTGGCAGAAACACTGG CATAAAGCAATCCCTCTCAAGCTAAAGCGGCTTGCCCCTGACCACGAGAGATTTCTCTGGGCATTGAGCATTGTTCACTCTCGCTCTTTCAACTTGAATATGAGAATGGGAGCTCTCATTCAAGATGCAAATGTCCTGGCTCCTTATGCCG ATATGCTGAATCACTCACCTGATGCTAACTGTTTCCTGCATTGGCGTTTCAAAGATCGAATGCTTGAAGTTATGATTAAGGCGGGGCATGCTATCAAAAAAGGAGACGAG ATGACGATCGATTATATGAGTGCAGTGAACAGCACATTGATGCAAAGATATGGCTTCTCGTCACCAACG AATCCCTGGGAACATATAAACTTCTCGAGCCCTGCAAGGATCCACCTGGATTCCTTCCTGTCAGTCTTCAACATAGCTGGCCTGCACGATGAGCTGTACCACAACG TTGCATTGACATCAGGAGAAAGCACCTTTGTCGACGGAGGAGTCGTGGCAGCCGCAAGAACTCTGCCGACATGGTCGGACGGTGACCTCCCTGCCATACCGAGCGTGGAGAGAAAATCCGCTCAGGCATTGCAGGAGGAATGCCGGAAGATGGCGGAGTCTTTCTCGACCACGATCCAACAGGACGAGGGGATCCTAG ATTCCGACGAGCCTATCAGGAAAACCCGCGAAATCGCGATCAA GTACCGGCTGCACCGGAAGCTGCTGCTGCAGAAGATCATCGACTCGCTGGAGATCTACCAGGACCGGATTCTGTTCTAG